A genomic segment from Gossypium hirsutum isolate 1008001.06 chromosome D04, Gossypium_hirsutum_v2.1, whole genome shotgun sequence encodes:
- the LOC107899198 gene encoding ubiquitin C-terminal hydrolase 12 isoform X1 has product MTMMTTPPLDQEDEEMLVPHSDVVDGTQPMEVAQVEPASTVENQQVEEPPSMKFTWTIENFSRLNTKKHYSDIFVVGGYKWRILIFPKGNNVDHLSMYLDVADSSALPYGWSRYAQFSLAVVNQIHHKYSIRKDTQHQFNARESDWGFTSFMPLSDLYDPSRGYLVNDTVVVEAEVAVRKILDYWSYDSKKETGYVGLKNQGATCYMNSLLQTLYHIPYFRKAVYHMPTTENDMPIGSIPLALQSLFYKLQYNDTSVATKELTKSFGWDTYDSFMQHDVQELNRVLCEKLEDKMKGTVVEGTIQQLFEGHHMNYIECINVDYKSTRRESFYDLQLDVKGCRDVYASFDKYVEVERLEGDNKYHAEEHGLQDAKKGVLFIDFPPVLQLQLKRFEYDFMRDTMVKINDRYEFPLQLDLDREDGKYLSPDADRSVRNLYMLHSVLVHSGGVHGGHYYAFIRPTLSDQWYKFDDERVTKEDMKRVLEEQYGGEEELPQTNPRFDNTPFKFTKYSNAYMLVYIRESDKDKIICNVDEKDIAEHLRMRLKKEQEEKEDRRRYKAQAHLYTIIKVARDEDLLEQIGKDIYFDLVDHDKVRSFRIQKQTSFLAFKEEVAKEFGIPLQYQRFWIWAKRQNHTYRPNRPLTPQEEAQSVGQLREVSNKAHNAELKLFLEVECGQDLHPIPPPDKTRDDILLFFKLYDPEKGELRYVGRLLVKLSGKPIDYIAKLNQMAGFSPDEEIELYEEIKFEPCVMCEHLDKRCSFRLSQIEDGDIICFQKSSPIQSEEACRCPDVPSFLEYVHNRQIVRFRSLERPKEDDFCLELSKIHTYDDVVERVAYKIGLDDPSKIRLTSHNCYSQQPKPQPIKYRGVEHLSEMLVHYNQTSDILYYEVLDIPLPELQGLKNLKVAFHHATKEEVVIHNIRLPKQSTVGDVIDELKTKVELSHPNAELRLLEVFYHKIYKIFPPSEKIENINDQYWTLRAEEIPEEEKNLGPNGRLIHVYHFTKETAQNQMQIQNFGEPFFLVIHEGETLAEVKVRIQKKLQVPDEEFSKWNFAFMSLSRPEYLQESDIVFNRFQRRDVYGAWEQYLGLEHSDNTPKRAYVNQNRHTYEKAVKIYN; this is encoded by the exons ATGACTATGATGACGACTCCGCCGTTAGAT CAAGAAGATGAGGAGATGCTCGTGCCGCATTCTGACGTAGTCGATGGAACTCAGCCAATGGaag TTGCTCAAGTTGAGCCAGCTAGTACGGTTGAGAATCAGCAAGTGGAGGAGCCTCCATCAATGAAATTCACTTGGACAATTGAGAATTTTTCTAGGCTCAACACCAAGAAGCATTATTCAGATATATTTGTTGTTGGTGGTTACAAATG GAGGATACTAATTTTTCCAAAGGGAAACAATGTGGATCACTTGTCTATGTACCTGGATGTTGCGGATTCTTCTGCATTGCCATATGGTTGGAGTAGATATGCTCAGTTTAGCTTGGCAGTAGTTAATCAAATCCATCACAAATATTCAATAAGAAAGG ATACTCAACACCAGTTCAATGCAAGAGAGAGCGATTGGGGTTTCACATCATTTATGCCTCTCAGTGATCTTTATGACCCTAGTAGAGGATATCTTGTGAATGATACTGTTGTTGTTGAAGCTGAGGTTGCTGTTCGTAAGATACTGGATTATTGGTCATATGACTCAAAGAAAGAGACTGGTTATGTTGGACTTAAGAACCAAGGGGCTACTTGTTACATGAACTCACTCCTACAGACTCTATACCATATACCATACTTTAGAAAG GCTGTGTACCACATGCCAACAACTGAAAATGATATGCCTATAGGAAGTATTCCTTTGGCTCTGCAGAGTTTATTTTATAAGCTTCAATATAATGACACTAGTGTCGCGACAAAAGAGTTGACCAAATCTTTTGGATGGGATACATATGATTCTTTCATGCAACATGACGTGCAAGAACTCAACAGAGTGCTGTGTGAAAAGCTTGAGGACAAAATGAAG GGAACTGTTGTGGAGGGGACAATACAGCAGTTATTTGAGGGTCATCATATGAACTATATTGAATGCATCAATGTGGACTACAAGTCTACAAGAAGGGAATCATTTTATG ACCTTCAGCTTGATGTCAAAGGTTGTCGGGATGTTTATGCTTCCTTTGATAAATATGTCGAAGTTGAGCGCCTTGAGGGTGACAACAAATATCATGCTGAAGAGCATGGCTTACAG GATGCAAAGAAAGGTGTCTTATTTATTGACTTCCCTCCTGTTCTTCAACTTCAGCTAAAGCGGTTTGAATATGATTTTATGCGGGATACGATGGTGAAG ATAAATGACCGCTATGAATTTCCTCTTCAACTTGACCTTGATAGAGAAGATGGGAAGTATTTATCACCTGATGCAGATAGGAGCGTTCGCAACCTTTACATGCTTCACAG TGTCTTAGTTCATAGTGGAGGAGTACATGGTGGACACTACTATGCTTTTATCAGGCCAACCCTTTCTGACCAGTG GTATAAATTTGATGATGAACGGGTGACAAAAGAAGATATGAAGAGGGTATTAGAAGAGCAGTATGGTGGTGAGGAAGAG TTGCCACAGACAAACCCTCGCTTCGATAACACGCCTTTCAAGTTTACAAAATACTCAAATGCGTACATGCTTGTCTACATACGAGAAAGTGATAAGGACAAAATAATTTGCAATGTTGATGAGAAGGACATTGCTGAACACTTGAGG ATGAGGTTAAAGAAGGAGCAGGAAGAGAAGGAAGACAGAAGGAGATATAAAGCACAGGCCCACCTTTATACTATTATAAAA GTTGCTAGAGATGAAGATCTTCTAGAACAAATCGGAAAGGACATATATTTTGATCTCGTGGATCATGACAAAGTTAGGAGTTTCCGCATCCAGAAGCAGACATCCTTCCTTGCTTTTAAG GAGGAAGTTGCGAAAGAGTTTGGCATACCATTACAGTATCAACGTTTTTGGATTTGGGCAAAGCGTCAGAACCATACGTATCGGCCGAATCGACCATTGACCCCTCAGGAGGAGGCTCAATCT GTTGGACAATTGAGGGAGGTTTCAAATAAAGCCCACAATGCAGAACTAAAACTGTTCTTGGAAGTTGAGTGTGGCCAG GATTTACATCCTATTCCTCCACCTGATAAGACAAGGGATGATATTCTACTTTTCTTCAAGCTCTATGACCCAGAGAAAGGAGAATTGCG TTATGTTGGTAGACTATTAGTAAAACTTTCTGGTAAGCCAATAGACTATATAGCGAAGCTAAACCAAATGGCTGGTTTTTCTCCTGATGAAGAAATAGAACTTTATGAG GAAATAAAGTTTGAGCCTTGTGTGATGTGTGAACACCTTGATAAGAGATGCTCATTCCGGTTAAGTCAG ATTGAAGATGGGGATATCATATGCTTTCAGAAGTCTTCTCCAATTCAAAGTGAAGAAGCATGCCGGTGTCCAGATGTGCCATCATTTCTGGAATATGTGCACAACCGCCAG ATTGTTCGTTTTCGATCATTGGAAAGACCAAAAGAAGATGATTTTTGTCTAGAGCT GTCAAAGATACATACATATGATGATGTTGTGGAAAGAGTGGCTTACAAAATTGGTCTGGATGATCCATCCAAAATCAGGCTCACATCTCACAACTGCTACTCTCAACAACCTAAGCCTCAACCTATTAAATACCGAGGAGTAGAGCATCTTTCAGAAATGTTGGTCCACTATAACCAG ACTTCTGACATTTTGTATTATGAAGTTTTGGATATCCCTTTGCCAGAATTGCAAGGGCTGAAAAACCTGAAAGTTGCTTTCCATCATGCTACGAAGGAGGAA GTGGTAATTCACAATATTAGATTGCCTAAACAGAGCACTGTAGGAGACGTGATTGATGAACTTAAGACAAAA GTGGAATTGTCACATCCAAATGCAGAGCTTAGACTGCTTGAAGTTTTCTATCACAAGATCTATAAG ATCTTTCCACCCAGTGAAAAGATTGAGAACATAAATGACCAGTATTGGACATTGCGTGCGGAAGAG ATCCCAGAAGAAGAGAAGAACCTTGGTCCCAACGGTCGTTTGATTCATGTATACCACTTTACGAAAGAAACTGCCCAGAATCAGATG CAAATACAGAATTTTGGTGAGCCCTTTTTTTTAGTCATTCATGAAGGTGAAACTCTGGCTGAAGTTAAAGTGCGGATACAAAAGAAATTGCAGGTTCCAGATGAAGAGTTCTCCAAG TGGAACTTTGCATTCATGTCATTGAGTCGACCAGAGTATCTACAGGAGTCGGACATTGTGTTCAATCGTTTTCAG AGAAGAGATGTTTATGGTGCTTGGGAGCAATACCTTGGGTTAGAGCATAGTGATAACACTCCTAAGAGGGCTTATGTAAATCAG AACCGTCACACATACGAGAAAGCAGTTAAAATATACAACTAG
- the LOC107899198 gene encoding ubiquitin C-terminal hydrolase 12 isoform X3 yields MTMMTTPPLDQEDEEMLVPHSDVVDGTQPMEASTVENQQVEEPPSMKFTWTIENFSRLNTKKHYSDIFVVGGYKWRILIFPKGNNVDHLSMYLDVADSSALPYGWSRYAQFSLAVVNQIHHKYSIRKDTQHQFNARESDWGFTSFMPLSDLYDPSRGYLVNDTVVVEAEVAVRKILDYWSYDSKKETGYVGLKNQGATCYMNSLLQTLYHIPYFRKAVYHMPTTENDMPIGSIPLALQSLFYKLQYNDTSVATKELTKSFGWDTYDSFMQHDVQELNRVLCEKLEDKMKGTVVEGTIQQLFEGHHMNYIECINVDYKSTRRESFYDLQLDVKGCRDVYASFDKYVEVERLEGDNKYHAEEHGLQDAKKGVLFIDFPPVLQLQLKRFEYDFMRDTMVKINDRYEFPLQLDLDREDGKYLSPDADRSVRNLYMLHSVLVHSGGVHGGHYYAFIRPTLSDQWYKFDDERVTKEDMKRVLEEQYGGEEELPQTNPRFDNTPFKFTKYSNAYMLVYIRESDKDKIICNVDEKDIAEHLRMRLKKEQEEKEDRRRYKAQAHLYTIIKVARDEDLLEQIGKDIYFDLVDHDKVRSFRIQKQTSFLAFKEEVAKEFGIPLQYQRFWIWAKRQNHTYRPNRPLTPQEEAQSVGQLREVSNKAHNAELKLFLEVECGQDLHPIPPPDKTRDDILLFFKLYDPEKGELRYVGRLLVKLSGKPIDYIAKLNQMAGFSPDEEIELYEEIKFEPCVMCEHLDKRCSFRLSQIEDGDIICFQKSSPIQSEEACRCPDVPSFLEYVHNRQIVRFRSLERPKEDDFCLELSKIHTYDDVVERVAYKIGLDDPSKIRLTSHNCYSQQPKPQPIKYRGVEHLSEMLVHYNQTSDILYYEVLDIPLPELQGLKNLKVAFHHATKEEVVIHNIRLPKQSTVGDVIDELKTKVELSHPNAELRLLEVFYHKIYKIFPPSEKIENINDQYWTLRAEEIPEEEKNLGPNGRLIHVYHFTKETAQNQMQIQNFGEPFFLVIHEGETLAEVKVRIQKKLQVPDEEFSKWNFAFMSLSRPEYLQESDIVFNRFQRRDVYGAWEQYLGLEHSDNTPKRAYVNQNRHTYEKAVKIYN; encoded by the exons ATGACTATGATGACGACTCCGCCGTTAGAT CAAGAAGATGAGGAGATGCTCGTGCCGCATTCTGACGTAGTCGATGGAACTCAGCCAATGGaag CTAGTACGGTTGAGAATCAGCAAGTGGAGGAGCCTCCATCAATGAAATTCACTTGGACAATTGAGAATTTTTCTAGGCTCAACACCAAGAAGCATTATTCAGATATATTTGTTGTTGGTGGTTACAAATG GAGGATACTAATTTTTCCAAAGGGAAACAATGTGGATCACTTGTCTATGTACCTGGATGTTGCGGATTCTTCTGCATTGCCATATGGTTGGAGTAGATATGCTCAGTTTAGCTTGGCAGTAGTTAATCAAATCCATCACAAATATTCAATAAGAAAGG ATACTCAACACCAGTTCAATGCAAGAGAGAGCGATTGGGGTTTCACATCATTTATGCCTCTCAGTGATCTTTATGACCCTAGTAGAGGATATCTTGTGAATGATACTGTTGTTGTTGAAGCTGAGGTTGCTGTTCGTAAGATACTGGATTATTGGTCATATGACTCAAAGAAAGAGACTGGTTATGTTGGACTTAAGAACCAAGGGGCTACTTGTTACATGAACTCACTCCTACAGACTCTATACCATATACCATACTTTAGAAAG GCTGTGTACCACATGCCAACAACTGAAAATGATATGCCTATAGGAAGTATTCCTTTGGCTCTGCAGAGTTTATTTTATAAGCTTCAATATAATGACACTAGTGTCGCGACAAAAGAGTTGACCAAATCTTTTGGATGGGATACATATGATTCTTTCATGCAACATGACGTGCAAGAACTCAACAGAGTGCTGTGTGAAAAGCTTGAGGACAAAATGAAG GGAACTGTTGTGGAGGGGACAATACAGCAGTTATTTGAGGGTCATCATATGAACTATATTGAATGCATCAATGTGGACTACAAGTCTACAAGAAGGGAATCATTTTATG ACCTTCAGCTTGATGTCAAAGGTTGTCGGGATGTTTATGCTTCCTTTGATAAATATGTCGAAGTTGAGCGCCTTGAGGGTGACAACAAATATCATGCTGAAGAGCATGGCTTACAG GATGCAAAGAAAGGTGTCTTATTTATTGACTTCCCTCCTGTTCTTCAACTTCAGCTAAAGCGGTTTGAATATGATTTTATGCGGGATACGATGGTGAAG ATAAATGACCGCTATGAATTTCCTCTTCAACTTGACCTTGATAGAGAAGATGGGAAGTATTTATCACCTGATGCAGATAGGAGCGTTCGCAACCTTTACATGCTTCACAG TGTCTTAGTTCATAGTGGAGGAGTACATGGTGGACACTACTATGCTTTTATCAGGCCAACCCTTTCTGACCAGTG GTATAAATTTGATGATGAACGGGTGACAAAAGAAGATATGAAGAGGGTATTAGAAGAGCAGTATGGTGGTGAGGAAGAG TTGCCACAGACAAACCCTCGCTTCGATAACACGCCTTTCAAGTTTACAAAATACTCAAATGCGTACATGCTTGTCTACATACGAGAAAGTGATAAGGACAAAATAATTTGCAATGTTGATGAGAAGGACATTGCTGAACACTTGAGG ATGAGGTTAAAGAAGGAGCAGGAAGAGAAGGAAGACAGAAGGAGATATAAAGCACAGGCCCACCTTTATACTATTATAAAA GTTGCTAGAGATGAAGATCTTCTAGAACAAATCGGAAAGGACATATATTTTGATCTCGTGGATCATGACAAAGTTAGGAGTTTCCGCATCCAGAAGCAGACATCCTTCCTTGCTTTTAAG GAGGAAGTTGCGAAAGAGTTTGGCATACCATTACAGTATCAACGTTTTTGGATTTGGGCAAAGCGTCAGAACCATACGTATCGGCCGAATCGACCATTGACCCCTCAGGAGGAGGCTCAATCT GTTGGACAATTGAGGGAGGTTTCAAATAAAGCCCACAATGCAGAACTAAAACTGTTCTTGGAAGTTGAGTGTGGCCAG GATTTACATCCTATTCCTCCACCTGATAAGACAAGGGATGATATTCTACTTTTCTTCAAGCTCTATGACCCAGAGAAAGGAGAATTGCG TTATGTTGGTAGACTATTAGTAAAACTTTCTGGTAAGCCAATAGACTATATAGCGAAGCTAAACCAAATGGCTGGTTTTTCTCCTGATGAAGAAATAGAACTTTATGAG GAAATAAAGTTTGAGCCTTGTGTGATGTGTGAACACCTTGATAAGAGATGCTCATTCCGGTTAAGTCAG ATTGAAGATGGGGATATCATATGCTTTCAGAAGTCTTCTCCAATTCAAAGTGAAGAAGCATGCCGGTGTCCAGATGTGCCATCATTTCTGGAATATGTGCACAACCGCCAG ATTGTTCGTTTTCGATCATTGGAAAGACCAAAAGAAGATGATTTTTGTCTAGAGCT GTCAAAGATACATACATATGATGATGTTGTGGAAAGAGTGGCTTACAAAATTGGTCTGGATGATCCATCCAAAATCAGGCTCACATCTCACAACTGCTACTCTCAACAACCTAAGCCTCAACCTATTAAATACCGAGGAGTAGAGCATCTTTCAGAAATGTTGGTCCACTATAACCAG ACTTCTGACATTTTGTATTATGAAGTTTTGGATATCCCTTTGCCAGAATTGCAAGGGCTGAAAAACCTGAAAGTTGCTTTCCATCATGCTACGAAGGAGGAA GTGGTAATTCACAATATTAGATTGCCTAAACAGAGCACTGTAGGAGACGTGATTGATGAACTTAAGACAAAA GTGGAATTGTCACATCCAAATGCAGAGCTTAGACTGCTTGAAGTTTTCTATCACAAGATCTATAAG ATCTTTCCACCCAGTGAAAAGATTGAGAACATAAATGACCAGTATTGGACATTGCGTGCGGAAGAG ATCCCAGAAGAAGAGAAGAACCTTGGTCCCAACGGTCGTTTGATTCATGTATACCACTTTACGAAAGAAACTGCCCAGAATCAGATG CAAATACAGAATTTTGGTGAGCCCTTTTTTTTAGTCATTCATGAAGGTGAAACTCTGGCTGAAGTTAAAGTGCGGATACAAAAGAAATTGCAGGTTCCAGATGAAGAGTTCTCCAAG TGGAACTTTGCATTCATGTCATTGAGTCGACCAGAGTATCTACAGGAGTCGGACATTGTGTTCAATCGTTTTCAG AGAAGAGATGTTTATGGTGCTTGGGAGCAATACCTTGGGTTAGAGCATAGTGATAACACTCCTAAGAGGGCTTATGTAAATCAG AACCGTCACACATACGAGAAAGCAGTTAAAATATACAACTAG
- the LOC107899198 gene encoding ubiquitin C-terminal hydrolase 12 isoform X2, with product MTMMTTPPLDQEDEEMLVPHSDVVDGTQPMEVEPASTVENQQVEEPPSMKFTWTIENFSRLNTKKHYSDIFVVGGYKWRILIFPKGNNVDHLSMYLDVADSSALPYGWSRYAQFSLAVVNQIHHKYSIRKDTQHQFNARESDWGFTSFMPLSDLYDPSRGYLVNDTVVVEAEVAVRKILDYWSYDSKKETGYVGLKNQGATCYMNSLLQTLYHIPYFRKAVYHMPTTENDMPIGSIPLALQSLFYKLQYNDTSVATKELTKSFGWDTYDSFMQHDVQELNRVLCEKLEDKMKGTVVEGTIQQLFEGHHMNYIECINVDYKSTRRESFYDLQLDVKGCRDVYASFDKYVEVERLEGDNKYHAEEHGLQDAKKGVLFIDFPPVLQLQLKRFEYDFMRDTMVKINDRYEFPLQLDLDREDGKYLSPDADRSVRNLYMLHSVLVHSGGVHGGHYYAFIRPTLSDQWYKFDDERVTKEDMKRVLEEQYGGEEELPQTNPRFDNTPFKFTKYSNAYMLVYIRESDKDKIICNVDEKDIAEHLRMRLKKEQEEKEDRRRYKAQAHLYTIIKVARDEDLLEQIGKDIYFDLVDHDKVRSFRIQKQTSFLAFKEEVAKEFGIPLQYQRFWIWAKRQNHTYRPNRPLTPQEEAQSVGQLREVSNKAHNAELKLFLEVECGQDLHPIPPPDKTRDDILLFFKLYDPEKGELRYVGRLLVKLSGKPIDYIAKLNQMAGFSPDEEIELYEEIKFEPCVMCEHLDKRCSFRLSQIEDGDIICFQKSSPIQSEEACRCPDVPSFLEYVHNRQIVRFRSLERPKEDDFCLELSKIHTYDDVVERVAYKIGLDDPSKIRLTSHNCYSQQPKPQPIKYRGVEHLSEMLVHYNQTSDILYYEVLDIPLPELQGLKNLKVAFHHATKEEVVIHNIRLPKQSTVGDVIDELKTKVELSHPNAELRLLEVFYHKIYKIFPPSEKIENINDQYWTLRAEEIPEEEKNLGPNGRLIHVYHFTKETAQNQMQIQNFGEPFFLVIHEGETLAEVKVRIQKKLQVPDEEFSKWNFAFMSLSRPEYLQESDIVFNRFQRRDVYGAWEQYLGLEHSDNTPKRAYVNQNRHTYEKAVKIYN from the exons ATGACTATGATGACGACTCCGCCGTTAGAT CAAGAAGATGAGGAGATGCTCGTGCCGCATTCTGACGTAGTCGATGGAACTCAGCCAATGGaag TTGAGCCAGCTAGTACGGTTGAGAATCAGCAAGTGGAGGAGCCTCCATCAATGAAATTCACTTGGACAATTGAGAATTTTTCTAGGCTCAACACCAAGAAGCATTATTCAGATATATTTGTTGTTGGTGGTTACAAATG GAGGATACTAATTTTTCCAAAGGGAAACAATGTGGATCACTTGTCTATGTACCTGGATGTTGCGGATTCTTCTGCATTGCCATATGGTTGGAGTAGATATGCTCAGTTTAGCTTGGCAGTAGTTAATCAAATCCATCACAAATATTCAATAAGAAAGG ATACTCAACACCAGTTCAATGCAAGAGAGAGCGATTGGGGTTTCACATCATTTATGCCTCTCAGTGATCTTTATGACCCTAGTAGAGGATATCTTGTGAATGATACTGTTGTTGTTGAAGCTGAGGTTGCTGTTCGTAAGATACTGGATTATTGGTCATATGACTCAAAGAAAGAGACTGGTTATGTTGGACTTAAGAACCAAGGGGCTACTTGTTACATGAACTCACTCCTACAGACTCTATACCATATACCATACTTTAGAAAG GCTGTGTACCACATGCCAACAACTGAAAATGATATGCCTATAGGAAGTATTCCTTTGGCTCTGCAGAGTTTATTTTATAAGCTTCAATATAATGACACTAGTGTCGCGACAAAAGAGTTGACCAAATCTTTTGGATGGGATACATATGATTCTTTCATGCAACATGACGTGCAAGAACTCAACAGAGTGCTGTGTGAAAAGCTTGAGGACAAAATGAAG GGAACTGTTGTGGAGGGGACAATACAGCAGTTATTTGAGGGTCATCATATGAACTATATTGAATGCATCAATGTGGACTACAAGTCTACAAGAAGGGAATCATTTTATG ACCTTCAGCTTGATGTCAAAGGTTGTCGGGATGTTTATGCTTCCTTTGATAAATATGTCGAAGTTGAGCGCCTTGAGGGTGACAACAAATATCATGCTGAAGAGCATGGCTTACAG GATGCAAAGAAAGGTGTCTTATTTATTGACTTCCCTCCTGTTCTTCAACTTCAGCTAAAGCGGTTTGAATATGATTTTATGCGGGATACGATGGTGAAG ATAAATGACCGCTATGAATTTCCTCTTCAACTTGACCTTGATAGAGAAGATGGGAAGTATTTATCACCTGATGCAGATAGGAGCGTTCGCAACCTTTACATGCTTCACAG TGTCTTAGTTCATAGTGGAGGAGTACATGGTGGACACTACTATGCTTTTATCAGGCCAACCCTTTCTGACCAGTG GTATAAATTTGATGATGAACGGGTGACAAAAGAAGATATGAAGAGGGTATTAGAAGAGCAGTATGGTGGTGAGGAAGAG TTGCCACAGACAAACCCTCGCTTCGATAACACGCCTTTCAAGTTTACAAAATACTCAAATGCGTACATGCTTGTCTACATACGAGAAAGTGATAAGGACAAAATAATTTGCAATGTTGATGAGAAGGACATTGCTGAACACTTGAGG ATGAGGTTAAAGAAGGAGCAGGAAGAGAAGGAAGACAGAAGGAGATATAAAGCACAGGCCCACCTTTATACTATTATAAAA GTTGCTAGAGATGAAGATCTTCTAGAACAAATCGGAAAGGACATATATTTTGATCTCGTGGATCATGACAAAGTTAGGAGTTTCCGCATCCAGAAGCAGACATCCTTCCTTGCTTTTAAG GAGGAAGTTGCGAAAGAGTTTGGCATACCATTACAGTATCAACGTTTTTGGATTTGGGCAAAGCGTCAGAACCATACGTATCGGCCGAATCGACCATTGACCCCTCAGGAGGAGGCTCAATCT GTTGGACAATTGAGGGAGGTTTCAAATAAAGCCCACAATGCAGAACTAAAACTGTTCTTGGAAGTTGAGTGTGGCCAG GATTTACATCCTATTCCTCCACCTGATAAGACAAGGGATGATATTCTACTTTTCTTCAAGCTCTATGACCCAGAGAAAGGAGAATTGCG TTATGTTGGTAGACTATTAGTAAAACTTTCTGGTAAGCCAATAGACTATATAGCGAAGCTAAACCAAATGGCTGGTTTTTCTCCTGATGAAGAAATAGAACTTTATGAG GAAATAAAGTTTGAGCCTTGTGTGATGTGTGAACACCTTGATAAGAGATGCTCATTCCGGTTAAGTCAG ATTGAAGATGGGGATATCATATGCTTTCAGAAGTCTTCTCCAATTCAAAGTGAAGAAGCATGCCGGTGTCCAGATGTGCCATCATTTCTGGAATATGTGCACAACCGCCAG ATTGTTCGTTTTCGATCATTGGAAAGACCAAAAGAAGATGATTTTTGTCTAGAGCT GTCAAAGATACATACATATGATGATGTTGTGGAAAGAGTGGCTTACAAAATTGGTCTGGATGATCCATCCAAAATCAGGCTCACATCTCACAACTGCTACTCTCAACAACCTAAGCCTCAACCTATTAAATACCGAGGAGTAGAGCATCTTTCAGAAATGTTGGTCCACTATAACCAG ACTTCTGACATTTTGTATTATGAAGTTTTGGATATCCCTTTGCCAGAATTGCAAGGGCTGAAAAACCTGAAAGTTGCTTTCCATCATGCTACGAAGGAGGAA GTGGTAATTCACAATATTAGATTGCCTAAACAGAGCACTGTAGGAGACGTGATTGATGAACTTAAGACAAAA GTGGAATTGTCACATCCAAATGCAGAGCTTAGACTGCTTGAAGTTTTCTATCACAAGATCTATAAG ATCTTTCCACCCAGTGAAAAGATTGAGAACATAAATGACCAGTATTGGACATTGCGTGCGGAAGAG ATCCCAGAAGAAGAGAAGAACCTTGGTCCCAACGGTCGTTTGATTCATGTATACCACTTTACGAAAGAAACTGCCCAGAATCAGATG CAAATACAGAATTTTGGTGAGCCCTTTTTTTTAGTCATTCATGAAGGTGAAACTCTGGCTGAAGTTAAAGTGCGGATACAAAAGAAATTGCAGGTTCCAGATGAAGAGTTCTCCAAG TGGAACTTTGCATTCATGTCATTGAGTCGACCAGAGTATCTACAGGAGTCGGACATTGTGTTCAATCGTTTTCAG AGAAGAGATGTTTATGGTGCTTGGGAGCAATACCTTGGGTTAGAGCATAGTGATAACACTCCTAAGAGGGCTTATGTAAATCAG AACCGTCACACATACGAGAAAGCAGTTAAAATATACAACTAG